A window from Cryptomeria japonica chromosome 1, Sugi_1.0, whole genome shotgun sequence encodes these proteins:
- the LOC131026678 gene encoding putative UPF0481 protein At3g02645, which yields MVSLGPYHHSDEHPFPMDKHKERARSRMTARFNINHRDKDLTNEDFSPSAIQEILNLDGEIRKSYESKINCNAEALALMLCLDGCFILEILRTLGRDKFPVAEAVNYYEPIFERYKIDYTGFHILNDILMLENQIPLIILQKLLQLELKPSDNVEKKIFEVLVKSPRSKFYPFKYDIPENWSLQLPQQQVHHLLGLLHGLIVSPPCPDDGIGDRSDQKKDPNHVRRIPRAVDLRNAGIKFERRLGGIKRIKFEKKSATIYLPPIQITDYTQVLFRNLIALELCKAFEINYVTCYLSLMDALIDSEEDVAVLKKSEIVINYLGSDTKVAELFNALCDGVTVSRKDAFRELKGQVYKHYKSKFKVWLAELVKEHFSSPWTSLALAGAVLALVLTLLQTIYAMK from the coding sequence ATGGTTTCGTTGGGTCCATACCATCACAGTGATGAACACCCTTTTCCAATGGACAAGCATAAAGAAAGAGCCCGTAGTAGAATGACGGCGAGGTTCAATATTAACCACCGCGACAAGGATCTAACTAATGAGGATTTTTCCCCTAGTGCAATACAGGAGATCTTGAACCTGGACGGCGAAATCAGGAAGAGCTACGAATCAAAAATCAATTGCAATGCAGAGGCCCTCGCCCTGATGCTATGTTTGGACGGTTGCTTCATTCTGGAAATATTGAGGACTCTGGGTAGGGATAAATTCCCCGTAGCGGAAGCGGTTAATTACTATGAACCTATTTTTGAGAGATATAAGATTGATTATACTGGATTTCATATACTGAACgatattttgatgcttgaaaatcaAATCCCTTTGATCATTCTCCAAAAGCTGCTTCAATTGGAGCTCAAGCCATCAGATAATGTCGAGAAAAAGATTTTCGAAGTGCTAGTGAAATCTCCAAGGTCCAAGTTCTACCCTTTCAAATATGATATCCCGGAAAATTGGTCTTTGCAGTTGCCGCAACAGCAAGTTCATCATCTACTGGGTTTGTTGCACGGCCTGATTGTGTCTCCACCATGTCCCGATGATGGTATTGGTGACCGTTCAGATCAGAAGAAAGACCCGAATCATGTGAGGCGCATCCCTCGTGCGGTGGACTTAAGAAATGCTGGGATCAAATTTGAGCGACGCCTTGGAGGCATCAAAAGGATTAAATTTGAGAAGAAGAGTGCCACAATTTATCTTCCTCCCATCCAAATCACAGACTACACACAGGTGCTTTTCCGTAACCTAATCGCTCTTGAGCTGTGTAAGGCATTTGAAATCAATTACGTGACGTGCTACCTGAGTTTGATGGACGCGTTGATCGACTCAGAAGAAGACGTGGCTGTGCTCAAGAAAAGTGAGATCGTTATAAACTACCTTGGGAGCGATACAAAGGTTGCCGAACTCTTCAATGCTCTATGCGATGGAGTGACCGTGAGTCGGAAAGATGCCTTCCGGGAACTGAAAGGACAAGTCTATAAGCACTACAAAAGTAAATTCAAGGTATGGTTGGCAGAGCTTGTCAAGGAGCATTTCTCGTCGCCTTGGACAAGTTTAGCTTTAGCCGGGGCAGTTCTTGCACTCGTGCTTACACTTTTGCAAACTATCTACGCAATGAAGTAA